CCAATAACGGCAAAGGAATCAAAAATATGACTGTCGTCGACAAATCCTGGATTTAAAAGATTTGCATCCTGCCAGATAAAGAGGAACATTTTTTACtatagaattatataattaatgacaaagtaaaaaaaatactgttaaagGTTCTTAAGATACACTAAATAGATAATTTGactctattatttcaataacttcctgataaaaaggaacattttgatACCTTGGTAGCactatctttcaaaaaatggattttgagAACCATTctaatgaatactataaatacgTGTCACAGTATAGATTGAAATCTAGTTGAATGGTTGATTGTCCTAGTAGCTTTAGTAATAGTGTTGGATCGTTACTAGGACTGATTTACTAATTTAGAGTCTCCCCCTCCCTCGTCAGTCTTTTTAAACTAAGTTTTAGTACAATCTATTCGACGTGCTTGCTAACATTAGGATTAATAACAAAGGAAATAATCTGAATtcaaataacttaatttgaatTAAGTCAAGATTTAAGAACCATGATTCCAtgtccatgattttttttaaacttaaagatataaatataaaccaaaaatataattatgttgtttattaataaatatatacaatttcttgtacctcaaagaaaaagtaaattaaataaaaatctatgttTTAGACATATTTGGTTTGGGGACCAACAGCATAGTAAGgtgtttcttcatatttgacATCAGCAACGAAGCCACTGTCTCCTTCCACATGGTAAGTTACATCTTTAACACGACCATCGGGAAGAAGTACTCTGTAGGATCCAGAGACAACTTGTCCATCAGAGGACTCTTGAGCAGAAAAGTCATTTCCAGATTCCGCATCCTGGACGGCATATTGGTATGAGTAGGGCTCAGGGGATTGAGTAGATGTATAGATGGGACTTTGGTATTGAGGAGCTGCAAGAGCGGATCCAAGAACCAAAAAGAGAACGATTACCTTTGAAACCATTTTGTTTGTATTCTGTTGAATGAATTGAACTGATGCTAACTAGAGTTTTGTTCCTAATATTTATACTTGTGATTCCTTAGGAAAAGAGTTTACGCTTGTTCACGCGTATCTTTAATCTTATTATTGAATGATACCATTATCATCTATGGTATAACATCAAGATATACCTTATCATACTTATAGTTATACTTCTAAGAATATAACCCCAGTTATTAATTGGTTACATTTACTAACGTTGAATTCCCCAAATATATCTCAAGTGTTGAATTTTCATTCCCGAAAGAATGTTTGGACcagtcttttatattattagtatttcaaacttaacataaaatttaaaaatatggtcaaatattataatattactttttaataataaactagTAAAACTaacaaacttaaataatatttcatcctAATatcattaagaaatattttaaaatgtacatcTTATATAGGACAGTATTTTCAGCGAAACATTTCCTTTTCATTGAAGAATGAGaaataagtaaagaaaaaagacTACTTAAAAGAGAACACATTAATCTAATTCCCCAAAtcttgaaaatacataaaaattggg
The DNA window shown above is from Lepeophtheirus salmonis unplaced genomic scaffold, UVic_Lsal_1.4 unplaced_contig_10630_pilon, whole genome shotgun sequence and carries:
- the LOC121130683 gene encoding cuticle protein 19.8-like; protein product: MVSKVIVLFLVLGSALAAPQYQSPIYTSTQSPEPYSYQYAVQDAESGNDFSAQESSDGQVVSGSYRVLLPDGRVKDVTYHVEGDSGFVADVKYEETPYYAVGPQTKYV